The following coding sequences lie in one Jonesia denitrificans DSM 20603 genomic window:
- a CDS encoding aldo/keto reductase, producing the protein MTHYTARDNRYDSMTYRRTGRSGLDLPAISLGLWHNFGDTTPFERQRAIVRTAFDHGITHFDLANNYGPPYGSAESNFGRLLATDLAPYRDELVISTKAGYDMWPGPYGDGGSRKYLLSSLNQSLTRMGLDYVDIFYSHRPDPTVPIEETMGALHSAVTSGKALYAGISNYTPAQTRTAYQVAQELGTPLLIHQPSYSMFNRHIEQRDAGSTEPGGTGQSLLEVVDDLAMGMIVFSPLAQGLLTNRYLDGHIPADSRAAVGHFLTAERVNDTYLERARGLAAIAADRGQSLAQLALSWILRDARITSVLVGASSPEQLTDSLQALTAPALEPEVLAQIDQFAVDGTGR; encoded by the coding sequence ATGACGCACTACACCGCTCGCGACAACCGCTACGACTCCATGACCTATCGTCGCACCGGCCGTTCCGGGCTCGACCTTCCCGCGATTTCACTGGGATTGTGGCACAATTTCGGCGACACAACCCCCTTCGAACGGCAACGTGCCATTGTTCGCACCGCGTTCGACCACGGGATCACCCACTTTGACCTCGCCAACAACTATGGCCCCCCATACGGCAGTGCGGAAAGCAACTTTGGGCGCCTCCTCGCCACCGACCTCGCCCCCTACCGTGACGAACTGGTGATCTCCACCAAAGCCGGGTATGACATGTGGCCGGGACCCTACGGTGATGGCGGCTCCCGCAAATACCTCTTGTCTTCCCTCAACCAGTCCCTCACCCGCATGGGACTCGACTATGTGGACATTTTCTACTCTCACCGTCCCGACCCAACCGTCCCTATCGAAGAAACCATGGGTGCGCTTCACAGCGCTGTCACCAGTGGGAAAGCTCTCTACGCAGGGATTTCGAACTACACCCCTGCCCAGACACGCACCGCCTATCAGGTTGCTCAGGAGTTAGGGACGCCTCTGCTCATTCATCAACCGTCGTACTCCATGTTCAACCGGCATATCGAACAGCGTGATGCAGGTTCCACCGAACCTGGAGGAACCGGACAGTCCTTGCTGGAGGTTGTGGACGACCTGGCCATGGGCATGATCGTGTTTTCCCCCTTAGCCCAGGGGTTGCTCACAAACCGGTACCTTGACGGTCACATCCCTGCTGATTCCCGAGCCGCTGTTGGACACTTCCTCACCGCTGAACGGGTCAATGACACCTACCTCGAACGCGCCCGTGGCCTGGCGGCGATCGCAGCGGATCGCGGTCAAAGCCTGGCACAACTCGCGCTCTCGTGGATCCTTCGCGATGCGCGGATTACGTCTGTTCTGGTGGGGGCGTCGAGTCCAGAGCAGTTAACTGACTCGCTTCAGGCGTTGACTGCTCCTGCACTAGAACCTGAGGTGCTCGCGCAGATTGACCAGTTCGCGGTCGACGGAACCGGCCGGTAA
- a CDS encoding DUF2207 domain-containing protein, translated as MHNHVRPTRITALTFLIMALTTLALTLSIPPSAGHATTVSAAEDDLPSETRHTIAMDVRLTEQGQVTVREEHTWEFASTPPRTLGRALERFTPYTNDEWRRLEYTNFHTESDSVDLTHSVLDDGNTLHVTITPVDASIPHTLTLTLSYTVEGTLTFARTGDYPGDHEFFWPVLTTDRYTPHVSVTVHGPLAPTTAHCDFVPPDNWEELATTDDTTTADPVRCTSLGHNTPTLTLSNAVESTTMAVAVTWPPGTYTRLGVNDIDVDPTPTNDDTEAPEFDPTWTENIDQQIPGSSPWPMILIVTAIAGGLIVTLIAATRRRPDQRCAQAPAGDVTWVADHPGAPITTTYDLPTGPRRATPPPGITVAVAGALMSKELRARDVTGMLLTLAHRGHIHMSKSSPGWTLTRLSPNDPVTTAEQALLDAFFAHTDTVHLTSIAEQLAPQFLEVLRAIGQDTADLGVLRQDLDHEALAKAHRKQRTPHGRAYAEALAGFGDYLRDPQPPTSLTGAGFYEFLPWAVVLGAVPAWAEAHDTADVPFTDPEWFTTNSSTFREFIDALNELAQTSF; from the coding sequence ATGCATAACCACGTGCGCCCCACCCGCATAACCGCCCTCACTTTCCTCATCATGGCGCTCACCACCCTAGCCCTCACCCTGAGCATCCCCCCCTCCGCCGGCCACGCCACCACCGTCAGCGCCGCTGAGGACGACCTCCCCAGCGAAACCCGCCACACCATTGCCATGGACGTGCGCCTCACCGAACAAGGCCAAGTCACTGTCCGCGAAGAACACACCTGGGAGTTCGCATCCACCCCACCACGCACACTGGGGCGCGCACTCGAACGGTTCACCCCGTACACCAACGACGAATGGCGACGCCTGGAATACACCAACTTCCACACAGAATCCGACAGTGTCGACCTCACCCACTCAGTCCTCGATGATGGAAACACCCTGCACGTCACCATCACCCCTGTCGATGCTTCCATCCCCCACACCCTCACACTCACCCTCAGCTACACGGTAGAAGGCACACTCACCTTCGCCCGAACAGGCGACTACCCCGGAGACCACGAATTCTTCTGGCCCGTTCTCACCACAGACCGCTACACCCCCCACGTGTCCGTCACCGTCCACGGGCCACTTGCCCCCACCACCGCCCACTGCGACTTCGTTCCCCCCGACAACTGGGAAGAACTCGCCACCACCGACGACACCACCACAGCTGACCCCGTCAGGTGCACATCGTTAGGACACAACACACCGACACTCACCCTCAGTAACGCGGTGGAAAGCACCACCATGGCCGTTGCCGTCACCTGGCCCCCAGGAACCTACACGCGACTAGGTGTCAACGACATCGATGTGGACCCAACCCCCACCAACGACGACACCGAAGCGCCAGAGTTCGACCCCACCTGGACCGAAAATATCGACCAACAAATCCCCGGGTCCTCCCCCTGGCCGATGATCCTCATCGTCACCGCGATTGCTGGCGGGCTGATCGTCACGCTGATCGCCGCCACCCGGCGCCGACCTGACCAACGATGCGCGCAAGCACCAGCCGGCGACGTCACCTGGGTCGCTGACCACCCCGGTGCCCCCATCACAACAACCTATGACCTGCCCACAGGACCCCGTCGAGCAACTCCACCACCGGGCATCACAGTCGCTGTGGCAGGCGCCCTCATGTCCAAAGAACTGCGTGCCCGTGACGTCACCGGCATGCTCCTCACCCTCGCCCACCGCGGCCACATCCACATGTCAAAGTCCTCTCCTGGGTGGACCTTGACGAGACTTTCACCCAACGACCCTGTCACCACCGCAGAACAAGCCCTCCTGGACGCGTTCTTCGCACACACCGACACAGTGCACCTCACCTCCATCGCGGAACAACTCGCCCCCCAATTCCTTGAAGTCCTGCGAGCCATCGGACAAGACACCGCGGACCTTGGTGTACTTCGACAAGACCTCGACCACGAAGCACTCGCCAAAGCACACCGGAAACAACGCACGCCGCATGGACGGGCATACGCCGAAGCGCTCGCCGGATTTGGGGACTACCTTCGCGACCCGCAACCGCCAACATCACTCACGGGGGCAGGGTTTTATGAGTTCCTGCCCTGGGCCGTGGTCCTCGGTGCTGTCCCCGCATGGGCTGAGGCACATGACACGGCTGATGTCCCCTTTACTGACCCGGAATGGTTCACAACCAACAGCTCAACATTTCGCGAGTTCATTGACGCACTCAACGAACTCGCGCAAACAAGTTTTTAA
- a CDS encoding ROK family protein, with the protein MTVVHSAAGQHTLRERNLALVAQEIFGSKDPLSRAALAVRTGLTRATVSSLVDLLVDAHIVAELDPVFSRKAGRPAVPLTPARGTYFGIGLEVNVSYLGGVIHDLTGTAYHRILLPGDFHGSDPATVLEKLAAVTTELITTATASELRPTHSTPIITGAHLALPGLVDPNNATLRIAPNLGWADLDPVDTTPISAAVTAATGQHTNVRIGNEANYGALAAKEQANLNTFIYVSGEVGIGSAIILDHTLFLGRRGWSGELGHVTIDPTGPQCSCGSRGCLEQYAGLDAMLTAAQLDTSAGITGLVTALEQGNPHAHDAVQRAATALGRALSGYANLLDIHMFVLGGIYADLYPHIVTTVTESLRHQVLSAPWADFDILPGTLGSGAAMLGAAYEAVRTVYTHPSPWISPDA; encoded by the coding sequence ATGACAGTTGTTCATTCCGCCGCCGGCCAACATACATTGCGTGAAAGGAACCTTGCGCTCGTTGCGCAAGAGATCTTTGGCTCCAAAGATCCCCTCTCACGTGCTGCCCTCGCAGTACGCACTGGCCTCACCCGAGCAACCGTGTCCTCCCTCGTTGACCTGCTCGTCGACGCACACATTGTGGCCGAACTTGACCCTGTCTTCTCCCGGAAAGCCGGCCGCCCAGCGGTCCCACTCACCCCAGCACGAGGGACATACTTTGGGATCGGCCTCGAAGTGAACGTGTCCTACCTTGGTGGGGTTATCCATGATTTGACCGGCACTGCCTACCACCGCATCCTCCTCCCGGGTGATTTTCACGGATCCGACCCAGCAACCGTGCTCGAAAAACTCGCTGCAGTCACCACCGAGCTCATCACCACCGCCACCGCATCAGAACTCCGCCCCACCCATTCCACACCGATCATCACCGGCGCGCATCTTGCCCTACCCGGCCTCGTTGACCCCAACAACGCCACACTCCGCATCGCCCCCAACCTCGGCTGGGCTGACCTCGACCCCGTCGACACCACCCCCATCAGTGCGGCCGTCACCGCCGCCACCGGGCAACACACCAACGTGCGCATCGGCAACGAAGCAAACTACGGTGCGCTCGCCGCCAAAGAACAAGCCAACCTCAACACCTTCATCTACGTCTCCGGTGAGGTGGGCATCGGGTCAGCAATCATCCTCGACCACACCCTCTTCCTGGGCCGACGCGGCTGGTCCGGAGAACTCGGCCACGTCACCATTGACCCCACCGGCCCACAATGTTCCTGCGGCTCGCGCGGCTGCCTCGAACAATACGCCGGCCTCGACGCCATGCTCACAGCAGCACAACTCGATACCTCAGCTGGCATCACCGGTCTCGTCACTGCCCTCGAACAAGGAAACCCCCACGCACATGACGCAGTCCAACGAGCCGCCACCGCACTAGGACGAGCCCTGTCGGGATACGCAAACTTACTAGACATTCACATGTTCGTCCTGGGAGGCATCTACGCTGACCTGTACCCTCATATAGTCACAACGGTCACTGAGTCGTTGCGCCACCAGGTCCTGTCTGCACCATGGGCAGACTTCGACATCCTTCCCGGCACCCTCGGATCAGGAGCAGCCATGCTCGGGGCAGCCTACGAAGCTGTGCGCACGGTTTATACCCACCCTTCCCCTTGGATTTCACCTGATGCATAA